One window from the genome of Leptospira broomii serovar Hurstbridge str. 5399 encodes:
- a CDS encoding flagellar hook capping FlgD N-terminal domain-containing protein, which translates to MPDTNAVSSEASRSRYLEGDRSFNLKNHFEKLEKEEKSGLKGIEIRSTAKALGKDDFLKLLITQLSSQDPTNPVKDQDFIAQMAQFSSLEQMNNISQGIGKMTNRQSFSLVGKVVSGPDFVTGENVVGLAGALFFDGEGKSFVRVNGRTVEIDAITLITDPSVLNQAESSSKGTPSSAPNGSQTTSTVPASNAPSTNQAVEEAKEEWNSGAPGWSFPGKPSERNYE; encoded by the coding sequence ATGCCGGATACAAACGCTGTAAGCAGCGAAGCCTCACGTAGTCGTTATCTCGAAGGAGACAGAAGCTTCAATTTGAAGAACCACTTCGAGAAATTGGAGAAGGAAGAAAAGAGCGGACTCAAAGGTATCGAGATTCGTTCCACCGCAAAGGCATTAGGAAAAGATGATTTTCTTAAATTATTAATCACGCAATTATCATCACAGGACCCTACAAATCCGGTTAAGGATCAGGATTTCATCGCCCAGATGGCGCAATTCTCCTCGCTGGAACAGATGAATAATATTTCCCAAGGAATCGGGAAAATGACCAATCGTCAAAGCTTCTCCCTGGTCGGAAAAGTCGTCTCCGGGCCCGATTTTGTAACGGGAGAGAACGTAGTCGGATTGGCCGGGGCCCTCTTCTTTGACGGAGAAGGTAAGTCGTTCGTAAGAGTGAACGGTAGAACTGTCGAGATCGATGCGATCACTCTTATAACCGATCCGAGTGTGCTGAATCAGGCGGAATCGAGCTCAAAAGGCACACCGTCTTCCGCTCCTAACGGAAGCCAGACAACCTCGACCGTTCCCGCATCAAACGCTCCCTCCACCAATCAAGCGGTAGAAGAGGCTAAAGAAGAATGGAATTCCGGAGCTCCAGGCTGGAGCTTTCCTGGAAAGCCGAGTGAACGTAATTATGAATAA